Proteins encoded together in one Trueperaceae bacterium window:
- a CDS encoding gamma-glutamyl-gamma-aminobutyrate hydrolase family protein: MTTPAAPRPTVLLTTSTVPRATSLRREDSLTGRNYSQAVALAGGLPLMAATLDPALAPAYASAADALLLTGGGDVDPELFGAAPDRDLGSVDPERDAFELALYAAFREAGKPVLGVCRGCQVMNVAHGGKLHQHLPSVAGTQQHDQADPRGFPLHHVELAAGSRLAAAYGATRVRTNSYHHQAISEVGAGLRAVGRSGDGVVEAVEAESGPLAVGVQWHPEMMFERFAEHLAPFRVLVEAAVPQPAR; this comes from the coding sequence ATGACCACGCCCGCCGCCCCCAGGCCCACGGTGCTGCTCACCACGTCGACGGTCCCGCGCGCGACGTCCCTCCGCCGCGAGGACTCGCTGACGGGACGCAACTACTCGCAGGCCGTCGCCCTGGCCGGCGGGCTGCCGCTCATGGCCGCCACGCTGGACCCGGCGCTGGCGCCCGCCTACGCGAGCGCCGCCGACGCCCTGCTGCTCACCGGCGGCGGCGACGTCGACCCGGAGCTGTTCGGCGCCGCGCCCGACCGCGACCTCGGGTCCGTCGACCCGGAGCGCGACGCCTTCGAGCTGGCGCTCTACGCCGCGTTCCGCGAGGCCGGCAAGCCGGTGCTTGGCGTCTGCCGCGGCTGCCAGGTCATGAACGTCGCGCACGGCGGGAAGCTGCACCAGCACCTGCCCAGCGTCGCCGGCACCCAGCAGCACGACCAGGCCGACCCGCGCGGCTTCCCCCTCCACCACGTCGAGCTGGCGGCGGGCAGCCGCCTGGCCGCCGCCTACGGCGCCACGCGCGTGAGGACGAACAGCTACCACCACCAGGCGATATCCGAGGTGGGGGCGGGCCTGAGGGCCGTGGGCCGGTCGGGAGACGGGGTCGTCGAGGCCGTCGAGGCCGAGTCCGGTCCGCTGGCCGTGGGCGTGCAGTGGCACCCCGAGATGATGTTCGAGCGCTTCGCGGAGCACCTCGCGCCCTTCCGGGTGCTGGTCGAGGCCGCGGTGCCCCAGCCGGCGCGCTGA
- a CDS encoding adenylosuccinate synthase: protein MPGIAVLGAQWGDEGKGKVVDALAHDADVVVRFSGGANAGHTVVVGGEVYKLHHLPCGTLHDRPASVLGGGMVIDPWEFVRELDRLADRRDPGEVWVSHEAHLVLPHHRKNDEGGGFVGTTGRGIGPAYSDKARRVGVRAGDLVDESVLRERLSRLLEAKPNSTARVGWTSVDAAMAELETVRHRIVPLVRDTGALVREALAAGRRVLFEGGQGTMLDLAYGTYPYVTSSHPTVGGILVGAGVSHRALHQVYGVVKAFTTRVGHGPFPTEVLDDVLALRLRGSGERQWDEYGTTTGRARRVGWLDLAQLAYACEINGFDGLVLTKLDVLSGLDPVRVCVAYGEDGKPVYRDLPGWGDLKGLGTREALPPEVHAYLGLIEEVTGTPVVMFSTSPDRADTFGRVGW from the coding sequence GTGCCTGGCATCGCGGTCCTTGGCGCGCAGTGGGGGGACGAGGGCAAGGGCAAGGTCGTCGACGCCCTCGCCCACGACGCCGACGTCGTCGTGCGGTTCTCCGGCGGCGCGAACGCCGGCCACACCGTAGTCGTGGGCGGCGAGGTCTACAAGCTCCACCACCTGCCCTGCGGCACGCTGCACGACAGGCCCGCATCGGTGCTGGGCGGCGGGATGGTCATCGACCCCTGGGAGTTCGTGCGGGAGCTCGACCGACTGGCCGACCGTCGCGACCCCGGCGAGGTGTGGGTCTCGCACGAGGCGCACCTGGTGCTGCCCCACCACCGCAAGAACGACGAGGGCGGCGGCTTCGTCGGCACGACGGGCCGCGGCATCGGGCCCGCCTACTCCGACAAGGCGCGCCGCGTCGGCGTGCGCGCCGGCGACCTCGTCGACGAGTCCGTGTTGAGGGAGCGTCTCTCCCGCCTGCTCGAGGCCAAGCCGAACTCGACGGCGCGCGTGGGCTGGACGAGCGTCGACGCCGCCATGGCCGAGCTCGAGACCGTGCGTCACCGCATCGTGCCGCTGGTGCGCGACACCGGCGCGCTGGTCAGGGAGGCGCTGGCCGCGGGCAGGCGCGTCCTCTTCGAGGGCGGCCAGGGGACGATGCTCGACCTCGCCTACGGCACCTACCCCTACGTGACGAGCAGCCACCCCACCGTGGGCGGCATCCTCGTGGGCGCGGGCGTGAGCCACCGGGCGCTCCACCAGGTCTACGGCGTCGTCAAGGCCTTCACCACGCGCGTCGGTCACGGACCGTTCCCCACCGAGGTGCTCGACGACGTCCTGGCGCTGCGCCTGCGCGGCAGCGGCGAGCGGCAGTGGGACGAGTACGGCACGACCACGGGCCGCGCCCGCCGCGTCGGCTGGCTCGACCTCGCGCAGCTCGCCTACGCCTGCGAGATCAACGGCTTCGACGGCCTGGTGCTGACCAAGCTCGACGTGCTCTCCGGACTCGACCCCGTGAGGGTCTGCGTGGCCTACGGCGAGGACGGGAAGCCCGTCTACCGCGACCTGCCCGGCTGGGGCGACCTCAAGGGCCTCGGCACGCGCGAGGCGCTGCCGCCCGAGGTCCACGCCTACCTGGGCCTCATCGAGGAGGTCACGGGCACGCCAGTGGTCATGTTCTCCACCAGCCCCGACCGCGCCGACACCTTCGGAAGGGTGGGCTGGTGA
- a CDS encoding alpha/beta fold hydrolase: MRRVLVAALVLLALAAAAVLALGWVFSSRVIVPAPYSLMPEFEVVDADPGPPATVTLPRTPRPRQHANVDVNGTYALLWDGGYGLLGEVVADDGDRVTRRLELVEGELPAAGAPARIDDFVYRRDPLRDLGLTYEELELRGPVGSVRAWYVPPAREDARSRTGALVLHGRRRGELIETLRFIPALHDLGLHVLAQSYRNHDASDPSPDGLYHYGASEWEDALAGARELAARGVDRVVLFGVSMGGAVALEALERWGPDLPEVIGLVLDSPLVDPYATVELGAVKAGLPAPALLTRLALKVAGWRTGVDFGSLVQARSAARVPVPVMVVAGTADSTVPIASVDEFVDALRVPVTYHRLEGVEHVEAWNRSGADRYAAWLRAFVASLEVRAAAGG, encoded by the coding sequence GTGAGGCGCGTGCTCGTCGCCGCCCTGGTGCTCCTGGCGTTGGCGGCCGCCGCGGTTCTCGCGCTCGGCTGGGTGTTCTCGAGCCGCGTGATCGTGCCGGCGCCCTACTCGCTGATGCCCGAGTTCGAGGTCGTGGACGCCGACCCCGGCCCGCCGGCCACGGTGACGCTGCCGCGCACGCCGCGGCCCAGACAGCACGCGAACGTCGACGTGAACGGCACGTACGCCCTGCTCTGGGACGGCGGCTACGGGCTCCTCGGCGAGGTCGTCGCGGACGACGGCGACCGGGTGACGCGGCGGCTGGAGCTCGTCGAGGGGGAGCTGCCCGCCGCCGGCGCGCCCGCGCGCATCGACGACTTCGTGTACCGCCGCGACCCGCTGAGGGACCTCGGCCTGACGTACGAGGAGCTCGAGCTGCGCGGTCCCGTGGGGTCGGTGCGCGCCTGGTACGTGCCGCCGGCGCGGGAGGACGCGCGCAGCCGCACGGGCGCGCTGGTGCTGCACGGCCGCCGCCGCGGCGAGCTGATCGAGACCCTGCGGTTCATCCCCGCCCTCCACGACCTGGGCCTGCACGTACTGGCGCAGTCGTACCGCAACCACGACGCCTCCGACCCCAGCCCCGACGGCCTCTACCACTACGGCGCCAGCGAGTGGGAGGACGCCCTGGCCGGCGCCCGCGAGCTGGCCGCGCGCGGCGTGGACCGGGTCGTGCTGTTCGGCGTCTCGATGGGCGGCGCCGTGGCGCTCGAGGCCCTGGAGCGCTGGGGACCGGACCTGCCCGAGGTGATCGGGCTGGTGCTCGACTCGCCGCTCGTTGACCCCTACGCGACGGTGGAGCTGGGCGCCGTGAAGGCCGGCCTGCCGGCGCCCGCGCTGCTCACGCGCCTGGCGCTCAAGGTGGCGGGCTGGCGCACCGGCGTCGACTTCGGCTCGCTGGTGCAGGCGCGTTCGGCGGCCCGCGTGCCGGTGCCCGTGATGGTCGTGGCCGGCACCGCCGACAGCACGGTGCCCATCGCCTCGGTCGACGAGTTCGTCGACGCCCTGCGCGTGCCGGTCACGTACCACCGGCTCGAGGGCGTCGAGCACGTCGAGGCGTGGAACCGCTCGGGGGCTGACCGCTACGCCGCGTGGCTGCGCGCGTTCGTGGCCAGCCTCGAGGTGAGGGCCGCGGCGGGGGGTTAG